One Setaria italica strain Yugu1 chromosome II, Setaria_italica_v2.0, whole genome shotgun sequence DNA segment encodes these proteins:
- the LOC101758585 gene encoding ORM1-like protein 3, producing the protein MGRRGEPYYVEAAPPVDVNKNTEWFMYPGVWTTYILLLFFAWLLVLSVSGCSPGAAWTVVNLAHFAITYHFFHWKKGTPFAADDQGIYSRLTWWEQIDNGQQLTRNRKFLTVVPVVLYLIASHLTDYKQPMFFLNTVAVFVLVVAKLPNMHKVRIFGINADI; encoded by the exons ATGGGCCGGAGAGGGGAGCCCTACTACGtcgaggcggcgccgccggtggacGTCAACAAGAACACCGAGTGGTTCATGTACCCGGGCGTCTGGACCACCTACATCCTGCTTCTCTTCTTCGCTTGGCTCCTCGTCCTCTCCGTCTCCGGCTGCTCCCCGGGGGCGGCCTGGACCGTCGTCAACCTCGCGCACTTCGCC ATCACTTATCACTTCTTTCATTGGAAGAAAGGAACACCGTTTGCTGCTGATGACCAGGGCATCTACAGCCGATTGACATGGTGGGAGCAAATTGACAATGGCCAGCAGCTTACTCGGAACAGAAAGTTTTTGACTGTGGTTCCTGTGGTTCT GTACCTGATTGCATCACACTTGACCGACTACAAGCAGCCAATGTTTTTCCTCAACACAGTGGCAGTTTTCGTGCTGGTTGTGGCAAAGCTGCCAAATATGCACAAGGTCCGCATATTTGGAATCAATGCAGACATCTGA